From the genome of Deinococcus sp. JMULE3, one region includes:
- a CDS encoding phospho-N-acetylmuramoyl-pentapeptide-transferase: MMVVTALLSWFLVGLFVRMSKARGWGQRVRQDGPQTHLIKDGTPTAGGVPFVLALSVVFLPLYFTGNAGGPREMIIWLTALAMGVIGGVDDLLKIRSRMTGKGRAELLAREKFPLQFLVALLFAYFAAPLASHELVPGFGPVGDVILLTLVMVGSVNAFNFTDGLDGLLGGVAIIVLLPLLALSPVSALLVAALLGFLWFNAHPARVFMGDMGSHAIGAIAAGAYVLYADVWLLPIAAIIPVVAVLSVVIQVASFKLRGKRVFKMSPIQHHFEHKDIGWPETHVTMRFWVVSAVATALVWWLLGGRP; encoded by the coding sequence ATGATGGTCGTCACGGCGCTGCTGTCGTGGTTCCTGGTGGGCCTGTTCGTCCGCATGAGCAAGGCGCGCGGGTGGGGGCAGCGGGTGCGGCAGGACGGCCCGCAGACCCACCTGATCAAGGACGGGACGCCCACGGCGGGCGGCGTACCGTTCGTGCTGGCCCTCAGCGTGGTGTTCCTGCCGCTGTACTTCACGGGGAACGCCGGGGGGCCGCGCGAGATGATCATCTGGCTGACGGCCCTGGCGATGGGCGTGATCGGCGGCGTGGACGACCTGCTGAAGATCCGCTCACGCATGACCGGCAAGGGCCGCGCGGAACTGCTGGCCCGCGAGAAGTTCCCGCTGCAGTTCCTGGTGGCGTTGCTGTTCGCGTACTTCGCCGCGCCGCTCGCGTCGCACGAGCTCGTGCCGGGATTCGGCCCGGTGGGCGACGTGATCCTGCTGACGCTGGTCATGGTGGGCAGCGTGAATGCCTTCAACTTCACGGACGGCCTGGACGGCCTGCTGGGCGGCGTGGCGATCATCGTGCTGCTGCCGCTGCTGGCGCTGTCGCCGGTCAGTGCACTGCTGGTCGCGGCGCTGCTGGGCTTCCTGTGGTTCAACGCGCACCCGGCGCGGGTGTTCATGGGCGACATGGGCAGCCACGCGATCGGGGCCATCGCGGCCGGCGCGTACGTGCTGTACGCGGACGTGTGGCTGCTGCCCATCGCGGCGATCATCCCGGTCGTGGCGGTCCTCAGCGTGGTCATTCAGGTGGCGTCGTTCAAACTGCGCGGCAAGCGGGTATTCAAGATGTCCCCCATCCAGCATCACTTCGAGCACAAGGACATCGGCTGGCCCGAGACGCACGTCACCATGCGGTTCTGGGTGGTGTCGGCGGTCGCGACGGCGCTGGTGTGGTGGCTGCTCGGCGGAAGACCTTAA
- a CDS encoding class I SAM-dependent rRNA methyltransferase: MTEFHPLHLPDLPRLFAARAALPASGTTVYRAAHLTETGGQFTLDVAGDAGVLSLYVPLTPPDEAALAAACGEAAGLAGVYLKRRPVEARHAANVAREDLSPPDPVWGEARPELTALEAGVPLLIRPGADLSVGVFTDARPARAWVREHAAGRRVLNTFAYTCGFGLSAALGSAAVVKNVDLSRKVLAWGQENYALSGLAAPDTDFLFGDVFEWLARLERRGDVFDLVVLDPPSFARGKAGVWRSERDYARLMTLAARVTAPGGQVLALLNHAGVNAAAFERMAGAGLDAAGRRGTVQERFGAGEDYPGARHLKVHVWQLD, translated from the coding sequence GTGACCGAGTTCCACCCCCTGCACCTGCCTGATCTGCCTCGCCTGTTCGCGGCGCGCGCCGCACTGCCCGCGTCAGGCACGACCGTGTACCGCGCCGCGCACCTGACCGAGACGGGCGGGCAGTTCACGCTGGACGTCGCCGGGGACGCCGGGGTGCTGAGCCTGTACGTGCCCCTGACCCCGCCGGACGAGGCGGCGCTCGCGGCGGCCTGCGGCGAGGCGGCGGGGCTGGCGGGGGTGTACCTGAAGCGGCGGCCCGTGGAGGCCCGGCACGCGGCGAACGTCGCCCGTGAGGACCTGTCCCCGCCGGACCCGGTGTGGGGCGAGGCGCGGCCTGAACTGACGGCGCTGGAGGCCGGGGTGCCGCTGCTGATCCGCCCCGGCGCGGACCTGAGCGTGGGGGTGTTCACGGACGCCCGCCCGGCGCGCGCCTGGGTGCGGGAGCACGCGGCGGGGCGGCGGGTACTGAACACCTTCGCGTACACCTGCGGCTTCGGCCTGAGCGCGGCTCTGGGCAGCGCGGCGGTCGTGAAGAACGTGGACCTGTCCCGCAAGGTGCTGGCGTGGGGGCAGGAGAACTACGCCCTGAGCGGATTGGCCGCACCGGACACGGATTTCCTGTTCGGGGACGTGTTCGAGTGGCTCGCGCGGCTGGAGCGGCGCGGGGACGTGTTCGATCTGGTGGTGCTCGACCCGCCCAGTTTCGCGCGGGGCAAGGCCGGGGTGTGGCGCTCAGAGCGGGACTACGCGCGGCTGATGACCCTGGCCGCGCGGGTGACGGCACCGGGCGGGCAGGTGCTGGCGCTGCTGAACCACGCGGGCGTGAACGCGGCGGCGTTCGAGCGGATGGCCGGGGCGGGGCTGGACGCGGCGGGGCGGCGCGGGACAGTACAGGAGCGGTTCGGCGCGGGCGAGGACTACCCGGGCGCGCGGCACCTGAAAGTGCACGTGTGGCAGCTCGACTGA
- a CDS encoding thioredoxin family protein, whose product MTQAAQTEAQVLVPLTTPEEVDQFLTEYPLAAVFKAGTCHKTMQGFGVLETFLQRHDLPVGFIRVVDWRPASNHVAQRTGLIHHSPQLILFRDGQPQFEVNNWDITPQALGPVFEAHVPVREGVASVATDDNVEPYRRLMRAYLDGQLSDWAFQDQYVNMFRDDASLRSQREFDLLSRLFGDPDAYHGGLHQLGAPQGRGDLKVRVQELLTELG is encoded by the coding sequence ATGACGCAAGCTGCTCAGACTGAAGCGCAGGTTCTGGTTCCCCTGACCACCCCCGAGGAAGTGGACCAGTTCCTCACCGAGTACCCGCTGGCCGCCGTGTTCAAGGCCGGAACCTGCCACAAGACCATGCAGGGCTTCGGCGTGCTGGAGACCTTCCTGCAGCGCCACGACCTGCCCGTGGGCTTCATCCGCGTGGTGGACTGGCGCCCCGCGAGCAACCACGTCGCGCAGCGCACCGGCCTGATTCACCACAGCCCGCAGCTGATCCTGTTCCGTGACGGCCAGCCGCAGTTCGAGGTGAACAACTGGGACATCACCCCGCAGGCGCTCGGCCCGGTGTTCGAGGCGCACGTGCCCGTCCGCGAGGGCGTGGCGAGCGTCGCCACCGACGACAACGTGGAACCCTACCGCCGCCTGATGCGCGCCTACCTGGACGGGCAGCTGAGCGACTGGGCCTTCCAGGATCAGTACGTGAACATGTTCCGCGATGACGCCAGCCTGCGCAGCCAGCGGGAATTCGACCTGCTGTCGCGCCTGTTCGGCGACCCGGACGCGTACCACGGTGGTCTGCACCAGCTGGGCGCCCCGCAGGGTCGCGGGGACCTGAAGGTCCGCGTGCAGGAACTCCTGACCGAGCTGGGCTGA
- a CDS encoding HAMP domain-containing protein, protein MKYTVLIRQPVNSERKPELEQQLRERFGLTGEQAQRLSDRRTGRLMKPTGRARAELLLAMFQSVGADVTLEEVREETSVISEPFQSLAAPARPAAPSAPDDAPLAPDRAEVPLSVSGIWPEVDLAPPAALPDPFAAPGMPLPGPNLSAPNLSAPGSVPGDLPAEFMPAVNWNAPAPSLMPPTPSPFGADTATALMPPPVPAGLPVPDADPFATAFGAPLVPPTPAKAPDASADVWSDFTGALTLTDTTPTPVVPEAAAVPSAAGMDPIVTGLPDSDSGPKLRRSSLRNRMTVGALVPLGVSSLLTLGVLALTLPGLQQGLVQGNAKAIAVAVASNIDPTRGSQSIDPQLQALVNNSSVGFVQVELRDGSRYFATQVPKVGDLLNAQVSNWLIENPDSAVFRDSISPAKLFREQANEMRTMGGTANDVEKLEKAAADPANQTVTNVNYIVQQITVKDVDGRRVVSNERAGEAENVLYTVAVGVENGAQQSALRRTLFLVMFVSLLALAIAGYLALRAARAVVQPIEELVRVADAISMGDLSRPVRAERNDEIGDLAQALERMRLSLDSAMERLRRRRRNG, encoded by the coding sequence ATGAAGTACACGGTCCTCATCCGACAGCCCGTCAACAGCGAACGAAAGCCGGAACTGGAGCAGCAGCTGCGGGAACGCTTCGGCCTGACCGGCGAGCAGGCGCAGCGCCTGAGCGACCGCCGCACCGGCCGCCTCATGAAACCCACGGGGCGCGCCCGCGCGGAACTGCTCCTGGCGATGTTCCAGTCGGTCGGCGCGGACGTCACGCTGGAGGAAGTCCGCGAGGAGACCAGCGTCATCAGCGAGCCCTTCCAGTCGCTGGCCGCCCCGGCGCGCCCGGCCGCGCCCAGTGCGCCGGACGACGCGCCCCTGGCCCCGGACCGCGCCGAGGTGCCGCTTTCCGTGTCGGGCATCTGGCCCGAGGTGGACCTCGCGCCGCCCGCCGCGCTGCCCGACCCGTTCGCGGCGCCCGGTATGCCCCTGCCCGGCCCGAACCTGTCCGCACCCAACCTGTCTGCCCCCGGCAGCGTGCCCGGCGACCTGCCGGCCGAGTTCATGCCCGCCGTGAACTGGAACGCTCCGGCGCCCAGCCTCATGCCACCCACCCCCTCTCCCTTCGGGGCGGACACCGCGACCGCCCTGATGCCCCCGCCCGTTCCGGCGGGCCTGCCCGTGCCGGACGCCGACCCGTTCGCCACCGCGTTCGGCGCGCCGCTGGTGCCGCCCACTCCGGCCAAGGCGCCGGACGCCTCCGCGGACGTGTGGTCCGACTTCACGGGCGCCCTGACCCTGACCGACACCACCCCCACCCCGGTCGTGCCCGAGGCAGCTGCCGTGCCCAGCGCAGCCGGGATGGACCCTATCGTGACGGGCCTGCCGGACAGCGACTCGGGGCCGAAGCTGCGCCGCAGCAGCCTGCGCAACCGCATGACCGTCGGCGCGCTGGTCCCGCTGGGCGTGTCCAGCCTCCTGACGCTGGGCGTGCTGGCCCTGACCCTGCCGGGCCTGCAGCAGGGCCTCGTGCAGGGCAACGCGAAGGCGATCGCGGTGGCCGTGGCGAGCAACATCGACCCGACGCGCGGCAGCCAGAGCATCGACCCGCAACTGCAGGCGCTCGTGAACAACTCCAGCGTGGGCTTCGTGCAGGTCGAACTGCGGGACGGCTCGCGGTACTTCGCGACCCAGGTGCCGAAGGTCGGCGACCTGCTGAACGCGCAGGTCAGCAATTGGCTGATCGAGAACCCGGACAGCGCCGTGTTCAGGGACAGCATCTCGCCCGCCAAGCTGTTCCGCGAACAGGCGAACGAGATGCGCACCATGGGCGGCACCGCGAACGACGTCGAGAAGCTGGAGAAGGCCGCCGCCGACCCCGCCAACCAGACCGTCACGAACGTGAACTACATCGTCCAGCAGATCACCGTGAAGGATGTGGACGGCCGACGCGTCGTGAGCAATGAGCGTGCGGGCGAGGCCGAGAACGTCCTGTACACCGTCGCGGTCGGTGTGGAGAACGGCGCGCAGCAGTCCGCGCTGCGCCGCACGCTGTTCCTGGTGATGTTCGTGTCGCTGCTGGCCCTGGCGATCGCCGGGTACCTCGCGCTGCGCGCCGCCCGCGCCGTGGTGCAGCCCATCGAGGAACTCGTGCGGGTCGCCGACGCGATCAGCATGGGCGACCTGAGCCGCCCGGTGCGCGCCGAACGCAACGACGAGATCGGTGACCTCGCGCAGGCGCTGGAACGCATGCGCCTGAGCCTGGACTCCGCCATGGAGCGTCTGCGCCGCCGCCGCCGCAACGGCTGA
- a CDS encoding PA2169 family four-helix-bundle protein — protein sequence MTMTNENVLDKLQYLLGTLRDGQKGFEDAAEHATDPSLKSLFSERSAQRAQMAGEVEAHISRLGDKPREHGSVGAALHRTWLNVRDALTGRDDTAVVAEAERGEDVAVENYQDVLKAEGLPADVRSFVEGQYAKVKASHDQIRDMKHRMEA from the coding sequence ATGACCATGACCAACGAGAACGTTCTCGACAAGCTCCAGTACCTCCTCGGCACCCTGCGCGACGGCCAGAAAGGTTTCGAGGACGCTGCCGAGCACGCCACCGACCCCAGCCTCAAGAGCCTGTTCTCCGAGCGCAGTGCCCAGCGCGCCCAAATGGCGGGCGAGGTCGAGGCGCACATCAGCCGCCTGGGCGACAAGCCCCGCGAGCACGGCAGCGTCGGCGCGGCCCTGCACCGCACCTGGCTGAACGTCCGTGACGCCCTGACCGGCCGGGACGACACGGCCGTGGTCGCCGAAGCCGAGCGTGGCGAGGACGTCGCCGTGGAGAACTACCAGGACGTCCTGAAGGCCGAGGGGTTGCCCGCCGACGTGCGCAGCTTCGTGGAGGGCCAGTACGCGAAGGTGAAGGCCAGTCACGATCAGATCCGTGACATGAAGCACCGCATGGAAGCCTGA